Proteins encoded in a region of the Paenibacillus sp. W2I17 genome:
- a CDS encoding glutathione peroxidase, with the protein MSIFSCQVPFMDGHKGDFAAFKGKVLLIVNTASRCSYSRQFSELQQMYEKYGDQGLEILAFPCNQFNEKEPGSSAEVAEYCRSQFQISFPILEKVEVVGQSMHPLFRYLIEEAPFQGYDLDTQEGQWMDTFVKEKHPELYQGDGIKWNFTKFLIDRSGNVHGRYETTVAPLEMESAIQILLTKS; encoded by the coding sequence ATGAGTATATTTTCTTGCCAAGTTCCGTTTATGGATGGACACAAGGGTGATTTTGCTGCTTTTAAAGGGAAGGTGCTGCTTATTGTGAATACAGCAAGTCGGTGTAGCTACTCCCGGCAATTCAGTGAACTTCAGCAAATGTATGAGAAATATGGTGATCAGGGGCTGGAGATTCTGGCGTTCCCGTGCAACCAATTTAACGAGAAAGAACCTGGCAGTAGCGCTGAGGTAGCCGAGTATTGCAGAAGTCAGTTTCAGATATCCTTTCCGATTTTGGAGAAGGTTGAGGTCGTTGGGCAATCGATGCATCCGTTGTTCCGTTATCTGATTGAAGAAGCCCCATTTCAAGGTTATGATCTGGACACGCAGGAAGGACAGTGGATGGACACCTTTGTGAAGGAGAAACATCCAGAATTGTATCAAGGAGACGGGATCAAATGGAATTTTACCAAATTCCTGATTGACCGCAGTGGGAACGTCCATGGCCGTTATGAAACGACAGTTGCTCCATTAGAGATGGAGTCGGCTATTCAGATTCTGTTAACGAAATCATAA
- a CDS encoding LUD domain-containing protein encodes MVTEHQQWLAQLEKKSMEKQEQFMNDIASKLRRPRQRLAPTQPFRGAPDFWTELEWDEEKRIQAFTDNFVSVGAHIARVQNMEEVSQFIANKSHELSAKYIIRQNEQALQDLGLEEQLPDVQISVWNSQADENWKARAAEADIGVVMADYATAYTGSVTVLSSPEKGRSVSLLPTVLIIIIPVDRLYTRLGETLDRFDEAGRENLPAGIHFISGPSRSSDIENDLTIGVHGPGIVYGLIMG; translated from the coding sequence ATGGTCACTGAACATCAGCAATGGCTTGCTCAATTGGAGAAGAAGTCCATGGAGAAACAGGAGCAGTTCATGAATGACATTGCTTCGAAATTGAGGAGACCAAGGCAACGACTTGCGCCGACCCAACCCTTTCGGGGAGCACCCGATTTTTGGACTGAACTGGAATGGGATGAAGAGAAGCGTATTCAAGCATTTACCGATAACTTTGTGAGTGTAGGTGCACACATTGCCCGGGTTCAGAACATGGAAGAAGTATCTCAATTTATAGCCAACAAATCTCATGAACTGAGTGCGAAATATATCATTCGTCAGAATGAACAGGCCTTACAGGATCTCGGGTTGGAAGAGCAGTTACCGGATGTACAGATCTCAGTCTGGAATAGTCAGGCGGATGAGAACTGGAAGGCTCGAGCAGCTGAGGCTGATATCGGTGTAGTCATGGCGGATTATGCGACTGCATACACAGGCTCGGTCACCGTTCTTTCTTCACCGGAAAAAGGTCGTTCGGTCAGTCTCTTGCCTACGGTACTCATCATCATTATTCCAGTAGATCGACTGTACACCAGACTGGGTGAGACACTGGATCGATTTGACGAAGCGGGGAGAGAGAATCTTCCGGCAGGCATCCACTTTATTTCCGGGCCAAGCCGCTCTTCCGATATTGAAAATGATTTAACCATTGGGGTACACGGACCAGGCATTGTATATGGTTTAATTATGGGTTAA
- a CDS encoding (Fe-S)-binding protein, whose protein sequence is MKVSLFITCLSDAIYPRVGEAMVRLLAAHGVRLDFPPIQTCCGQPSYNSGYWDETRVAAKTILEAFDDSDFVVCPSGSCTYMIHHYPELFADEPVWLEKAKRLEAKAYEFTQFLVQVLGITDLGAHFPHKVTYHPSCHGSRLLGVKDEPMALLSQVKGLELVPLPFAEDCCGFGGTFAIKMSDISGAMVTEKVDHVKETQAEVLVGLDMACLMNIAGNLRYRNEPVRVMHLAELLYEGVRTG, encoded by the coding sequence ATGAAGGTCTCCTTATTCATTACCTGCCTCAGCGATGCCATCTATCCCCGAGTGGGGGAGGCCATGGTCAGATTGCTCGCCGCTCATGGCGTTCGGTTGGATTTTCCGCCGATTCAGACCTGTTGCGGTCAGCCTTCCTACAATAGCGGGTACTGGGATGAGACTCGGGTAGCGGCCAAGACAATTCTTGAAGCATTTGACGACAGTGATTTTGTGGTATGCCCTTCGGGATCGTGTACGTATATGATTCATCATTATCCCGAGCTGTTCGCGGATGAACCAGTATGGTTGGAGAAGGCAAAACGATTGGAAGCCAAAGCTTATGAGTTTACTCAATTCCTCGTTCAAGTACTCGGGATAACCGATCTGGGCGCACATTTTCCGCACAAAGTAACCTATCATCCATCCTGTCACGGTAGCCGTCTGCTGGGTGTAAAGGATGAGCCGATGGCGCTGCTCTCTCAAGTAAAAGGTCTGGAATTGGTTCCACTTCCATTCGCTGAGGATTGCTGCGGGTTCGGGGGTACGTTTGCCATTAAAATGTCTGATATATCAGGAGCGATGGTGACGGAGAAAGTCGATCATGTCAAAGAGACACAAGCGGAAGTACTGGTTGGGCTGGACATGGCCTGCCTGATGAATATCGCAGGTAATCTGCGTTATCGGAATGAACCGGTGCGTGTGATGCACTTGGCGGAACTACTGTATGAGGGGGTGCGAACAGGATGA
- a CDS encoding DeoR/GlpR family DNA-binding transcription regulator, which produces MLAAERYDRIVEMVNVKGSMRVSELSERCRVTEETIRRDLDRLEQAGRLRRSHGGAVSVKEDQPEIPYRIRETTHAEEKKRIAQAALAMINPGDRILLDASTTAGYMAANMPDFPLTVLTNSIQIATELSSRDKVEVISSGGQLASRSLSFVGPLAERSLETYHVDKMFMSCKGVHLEGGGISESNELQARLKQKMVGISDQVILLADASKFGVRAFARVSGLNAVHTIVTDQPLEAEQTDRLSGYDIGIITV; this is translated from the coding sequence ATGCTGGCAGCCGAGCGGTATGACCGGATTGTGGAGATGGTGAATGTAAAGGGCAGTATGCGTGTATCTGAGCTTAGTGAGCGCTGTCGAGTGACGGAGGAAACCATCCGGCGGGATCTGGATCGGCTGGAACAGGCAGGGCGACTGCGTCGCTCTCACGGTGGTGCAGTAAGTGTGAAAGAAGATCAACCGGAGATCCCTTACCGGATCAGGGAGACAACCCATGCGGAAGAGAAAAAACGGATTGCACAAGCGGCTCTGGCGATGATTAATCCGGGTGATCGCATTCTGTTGGATGCGAGCACAACGGCAGGTTATATGGCAGCGAATATGCCGGATTTCCCGCTGACGGTCTTAACCAACTCGATCCAAATTGCCACTGAACTCAGCAGCCGTGACAAGGTTGAGGTCATCTCATCAGGGGGTCAGCTGGCATCTCGCTCGTTGTCTTTTGTTGGGCCGCTCGCGGAGCGTTCTCTGGAAACGTATCACGTGGATAAAATGTTCATGTCGTGCAAAGGTGTACATCTCGAAGGTGGCGGAATCAGTGAATCCAATGAACTGCAGGCAAGGCTGAAGCAGAAGATGGTTGGCATATCCGATCAAGTCATCTTACTTGCAGATGCCAGTAAATTTGGTGTCCGTGCTTTTGCCCGGGTATCCGGGTTAAATGCAGTCCATACGATTGTTACCGATCAGCCATTGGAGGCTGAACAGACAGACCGTTTGAGCGGATACGACATAGGGATTATTACAGTTTAA
- a CDS encoding rhamnulokinase family protein, which translates to MSVLAYDLGAGSGRALLGHLNDRGIETSEIHRFKNEPVKVGERMHWDILRLHHELLQGLTLVKQQGEKPESLGIDSWGVDFGLLGSNGELLGNPYHYRDTQFNGMMDQVCQELSSQRIFERTGIQFLSFNTLYQLATLQRSGSPLLHEAERFLMIPDLLRYFLTGEAVNEFTNATTTQLYNPSAGQWDSELLAHIRISEKLFGEAVLPGTRVGQLRSSICNDLGLSPIPVIAVAEHDTGSAVVAVPATERSFAYLSCGTWSLMGTEIDHPAISTESLALNFTNEGGAGGTFRLLKNIMGLWILQESMREWDRQGQGISYDALLAKAEQAPPFASLFDPDDELFMPAGDMTTRIRQYCRDTGQVVPEDQGAIARAILESLALKYRRVLEWTEQLSGQTFNGLHMVGGGIQNRLLCQWTANSIGKPVWAGPAEGSAIGNMAVQWMASGAFKDIWETRKAIRDSFPVTVYEPQDRSIWEDAYGRFLRVTASSNSQAGSEV; encoded by the coding sequence GTGAGTGTGCTGGCTTATGATTTGGGCGCTGGGAGCGGGAGAGCGTTACTGGGACATCTGAATGATCGAGGGATCGAAACAAGCGAAATTCATCGGTTTAAGAATGAACCAGTGAAGGTTGGCGAGCGGATGCACTGGGATATTCTGCGATTGCATCATGAATTGTTGCAAGGGCTTACACTTGTGAAACAGCAGGGAGAAAAACCAGAGAGCCTGGGGATCGATTCCTGGGGCGTTGATTTTGGTCTGCTTGGCAGTAATGGTGAGTTGCTGGGTAACCCGTATCATTACCGTGATACACAGTTTAACGGCATGATGGATCAGGTATGCCAAGAGCTGAGCTCTCAGCGAATCTTCGAACGTACAGGGATTCAGTTTCTTAGCTTTAATACCTTGTATCAATTGGCGACGCTTCAACGCAGCGGTTCCCCGTTACTTCATGAAGCAGAGCGTTTTCTCATGATTCCGGATTTGCTACGTTATTTCCTGACAGGGGAAGCGGTGAATGAGTTTACCAATGCAACGACAACGCAATTATACAATCCATCGGCGGGGCAGTGGGATAGTGAGTTGCTGGCTCATATTCGCATTTCGGAGAAACTGTTCGGTGAAGCCGTGCTGCCAGGTACCCGCGTGGGCCAGTTGCGCAGCAGTATCTGTAATGATCTGGGGCTTTCTCCTATTCCGGTAATTGCTGTTGCAGAACATGACACGGGTTCGGCTGTTGTGGCTGTTCCTGCAACGGAACGTTCATTTGCTTATCTGAGTTGTGGGACCTGGTCCCTGATGGGTACAGAGATAGATCATCCTGCGATTAGTACCGAGAGTCTGGCCTTGAACTTCACCAATGAAGGCGGGGCGGGCGGAACATTCCGTCTGCTGAAGAACATTATGGGCTTATGGATTTTGCAGGAAAGTATGCGCGAGTGGGACCGCCAAGGGCAGGGAATTAGCTATGATGCGTTATTAGCAAAGGCTGAACAGGCACCTCCATTTGCCAGTTTGTTTGATCCGGATGATGAACTATTCATGCCAGCAGGAGATATGACGACGCGTATACGTCAGTATTGCCGTGATACAGGGCAAGTGGTACCAGAGGATCAGGGCGCTATTGCCCGGGCAATTCTGGAGAGTCTGGCATTGAAGTATAGAAGAGTTCTGGAATGGACGGAGCAATTGTCGGGTCAGACGTTCAACGGATTGCATATGGTCGGTGGAGGCATCCAGAACCGCTTGTTATGTCAGTGGACTGCGAACTCCATTGGCAAACCGGTATGGGCAGGTCCGGCAGAGGGAAGTGCCATCGGGAATATGGCGGTGCAATGGATGGCGAGCGGAGCTTTTAAAGATATCTGGGAAACTCGTAAGGCCATTCGTGATTCATTTCCGGTAACTGTGTATGAGCCGCAGGACAGGTCAATCTGGGAAGATGCTTATGGCAGATTTCTGCGTGTGACGGCTTCATCTAATTCACAAGCGGGGAGTGAAGTGTAA
- a CDS encoding DUF2500 domain-containing protein, with the protein MALTSVSSSMGRLSVDGFGVFDDMNEVPSFEGNQGGFFSGFNEFATMNAFASIFIGGIFLIIAGVIVFVIISGVRTWSSNNAAALLTLHSTVVAKRTEVSGGSGDSRATTRYYVTFEFDNGERTELIVGGNHYGMMVENDRGMLTYQGTRFKHFERDVQPQSGVSKGQFYT; encoded by the coding sequence ATGGCGTTAACGAGCGTGTCCTCATCGATGGGCCGATTAAGCGTAGACGGTTTTGGTGTGTTTGACGACATGAATGAAGTACCAAGTTTTGAAGGCAATCAGGGTGGTTTTTTTTCGGGATTCAATGAGTTTGCTACAATGAATGCATTTGCTTCGATTTTCATTGGCGGCATATTTCTCATCATTGCGGGAGTTATCGTTTTTGTTATTATTTCAGGGGTACGCACGTGGTCATCGAATAACGCAGCGGCCTTGTTAACCCTGCACTCAACGGTGGTGGCCAAACGAACGGAAGTTTCAGGTGGCAGCGGGGATAGCCGTGCGACTACCCGGTATTATGTTACATTTGAATTCGACAATGGGGAGCGCACTGAACTGATTGTTGGCGGAAACCATTATGGTATGATGGTGGAAAATGATCGAGGGATGCTGACGTATCAGGGGACGCGATTCAAGCATTTTGAGAGAGATGTACAGCCCCAGTCCGGGGTAAGCAAAGGTCAATTTTATACGTAA
- the pepF gene encoding oligoendopeptidase F, whose protein sequence is MEKIRTRAEVKPETTWDLKDLFVTDVEWEQELRSLPLAAAQIETFKGRLSEGAEQLLACLDAREALQERIAKTASYARLKQSEDSTNPVNIENSAKAGDILSNLSSSLSFVNSEIVDLPEGTVERYLEELPGLEPYARSLERLIREKAHRLTPETEKVLASLGEVLDSPYRIYLRGKLADMTFDDALDGEDNTRPLSWSFYENNYEMSSDTKLRRSAYAAFSSTLNDYKNTFAEGYATEVKKQVVLSRLRGYDDVTDMLLSPQQVSKEMYNNVLDIIQQELAPHMRRLAALKKRELGLDKLMFCDLKAPLDPEFSPAITYDEACTLIREALGVLGPEYGEIVERAFSDRWVDYADNAGKSTGAFCSSIYGSHSYILISWANNMRGAFTLAHEVGHAGHFMLAGRYQRLTNTRPSLYFIEAPSTMNEMLLADHLLKRSDNPRMRRWVILQLLNTYYHNFVTHLLEGELQRRVYARATKDEPITAKTLSQLKGDILSEFWGPDLVIDEGAKLTWMRQPHYYMGLYPYTYAAGLTASTAAAQQIREEGQPAVDRWLDALKAGGSLTPQELMKLAGVDMSGPEPIRSAVAYVGSLVDELERLYS, encoded by the coding sequence ATGGAAAAAATACGTACACGTGCTGAGGTAAAACCAGAAACTACTTGGGATCTGAAAGACTTGTTTGTAACCGATGTAGAATGGGAGCAGGAGCTTCGATCACTTCCACTGGCTGCTGCCCAGATCGAAACGTTCAAAGGACGTCTGAGCGAAGGCGCTGAACAATTGCTGGCTTGTCTGGATGCGCGTGAAGCTTTGCAGGAGCGGATCGCCAAGACGGCTTCTTATGCCCGCTTGAAGCAGTCAGAGGACAGCACCAATCCGGTCAATATTGAGAATTCAGCTAAAGCAGGAGATATCCTATCAAATCTGTCGTCGTCCTTGTCTTTTGTCAATTCGGAGATCGTTGATCTGCCGGAGGGAACCGTTGAACGGTACCTTGAAGAACTTCCGGGATTGGAGCCGTATGCGCGCAGTTTGGAGCGTTTGATTCGAGAAAAAGCACATCGGCTCACGCCAGAGACCGAGAAGGTGCTTGCCTCACTTGGAGAGGTGCTGGATTCGCCATACCGTATCTATCTGCGCGGTAAACTGGCAGACATGACGTTTGACGATGCTCTGGATGGAGAGGATAATACTCGTCCACTGTCCTGGTCGTTCTATGAAAATAATTATGAGATGTCGTCCGATACAAAGCTGCGCCGTTCTGCTTATGCTGCATTCAGCTCGACATTAAATGATTACAAAAATACGTTCGCAGAAGGTTATGCAACCGAAGTGAAGAAGCAGGTTGTTTTATCCAGGCTGCGTGGTTACGACGATGTTACAGATATGCTTCTCAGCCCACAGCAAGTGAGCAAAGAGATGTACAATAATGTGCTCGATATTATCCAGCAGGAACTCGCACCTCATATGCGCAGACTGGCGGCTCTAAAGAAACGTGAGCTGGGTCTGGACAAACTGATGTTTTGTGATCTGAAGGCGCCGCTTGATCCTGAATTTAGCCCTGCCATTACATATGATGAGGCGTGCACACTCATTCGAGAAGCACTTGGTGTGCTTGGGCCGGAGTACGGCGAGATCGTAGAGCGCGCATTCAGTGACCGCTGGGTGGATTACGCAGATAATGCAGGCAAATCCACAGGGGCATTTTGCTCCTCTATATATGGTTCACACTCCTATATCTTAATTTCATGGGCAAACAATATGCGCGGAGCATTTACACTTGCCCATGAGGTGGGGCATGCAGGCCACTTCATGCTTGCCGGACGTTACCAACGGCTCACGAATACAAGACCATCTCTTTATTTCATTGAGGCACCATCGACCATGAATGAAATGCTGCTGGCAGACCATCTATTAAAGCGTTCCGATAATCCGAGAATGCGTCGCTGGGTCATTTTGCAACTGTTGAACACGTATTACCATAACTTTGTTACACATCTGCTGGAAGGTGAATTACAGCGCAGGGTGTATGCACGCGCAACCAAAGATGAGCCCATTACGGCGAAGACGTTAAGTCAGCTCAAAGGAGACATCCTTTCCGAATTCTGGGGACCAGATCTGGTAATTGATGAAGGGGCCAAACTCACGTGGATGAGACAACCTCATTATTATATGGGGCTATATCCATATACCTATGCGGCAGGCTTGACGGCTTCTACAGCGGCAGCACAGCAGATTCGGGAAGAAGGACAGCCTGCGGTAGATCGCTGGCTTGATGCACTCAAAGCTGGTGGAAGTCTCACACCACAGGAGTTAATGAAGCTTGCGGGTGTGGATATGTCCGGACCTGAGCCGATTCGCTCTGCGGTTGCTTATGTCGGCAGTCTGGTCGACGAACTTGAACGTCTGTATTCCTAA
- a CDS encoding helix-turn-helix domain-containing protein — translation MAAEVKERINLKEINCEKELTLAVIGGKWKLIILWHLGLEGTKRFSELKRLIPHITQKMLTNQLRELEEDKLIERKVYAEVPPRVEYTLTDHGQSLMPVLHAMYNWGKNYGENVIWKES, via the coding sequence ATGGCAGCCGAAGTCAAGGAACGGATTAATCTGAAAGAAATCAACTGTGAGAAGGAATTGACCCTTGCGGTGATCGGTGGCAAATGGAAACTCATTATTTTGTGGCATTTGGGTCTGGAAGGCACCAAACGTTTCAGTGAGCTGAAACGCCTAATCCCTCATATTACCCAGAAGATGCTAACCAACCAGCTTCGTGAGCTGGAAGAAGACAAGTTGATTGAGCGCAAGGTGTATGCAGAGGTACCTCCTCGGGTGGAATATACGTTGACAGATCACGGTCAGAGCCTGATGCCCGTCCTGCACGCAATGTATAACTGGGGTAAAAATTACGGTGAAAATGTAATCTGGAAAGAAAGCTAA
- the hxlB gene encoding 6-phospho-3-hexuloisomerase — protein sequence MSKTQYAADILKELERTLSQIDDAEMQAMAEHILAAEQIFVAGAGRSGLMGKAFAMRLMQMGLRVYVVGETVTPGISSKDFLLLCSGSGETGSLVAMAQKASQAGAPVGLITIKPESTIGKLATTVVRLPASAKEDTATSGAAVTIQPMGSLFEQGLLIGMDALILTMMEMKGMTGADMFGRHANLE from the coding sequence ATGAGCAAAACACAGTACGCAGCTGACATCTTGAAGGAGCTGGAACGTACGCTAAGCCAGATCGACGATGCAGAGATGCAAGCAATGGCTGAGCACATTCTGGCTGCGGAACAGATTTTTGTAGCAGGAGCAGGCCGGTCAGGACTTATGGGAAAGGCTTTTGCCATGAGACTGATGCAGATGGGGCTTCGTGTATATGTGGTGGGCGAGACCGTAACACCTGGGATCAGCTCGAAAGATTTCCTCTTGCTGTGCTCTGGCTCAGGAGAGACAGGCAGTCTGGTAGCCATGGCTCAAAAGGCTAGTCAAGCTGGTGCACCTGTAGGTCTCATTACGATTAAACCAGAGTCCACGATTGGGAAATTGGCAACTACGGTAGTGCGTCTCCCGGCTTCAGCCAAAGAGGACACAGCAACTTCCGGAGCGGCAGTAACCATTCAGCCGATGGGCTCGTTGTTCGAGCAAGGACTGTTAATCGGCATGGATGCTCTCATCCTTACGATGATGGAAATGAAGGGTATGACCGGAGCGGATATGTTTGGCCGCCACGCGAACCTGGAATAG
- the hxlA gene encoding 3-hexulose-6-phosphate synthase: MKLQLALDLVNIPEGIALVKEVEQYIDIVEIGTPIVINEGLHAVKAMKEAFPNLQVLADLKIMDAGGYEIMKAAEAGADLITVLGATNDSTIKGAVAEAKKQNKQVLVDMINVPNLEQRAREIDALGVDYICVHTGYDLQAEGQSPFEDLQTIKAAVKNAKTAVAGGIKLETLPEVIKAQPDLVIVGGGITGQADKAAVAAEMQRLVKQG, encoded by the coding sequence ATGAAATTGCAATTGGCGCTTGACTTGGTAAATATCCCTGAAGGTATCGCACTGGTTAAAGAGGTTGAACAATATATTGATATCGTTGAGATTGGTACACCAATCGTTATTAATGAAGGTTTGCACGCGGTTAAAGCAATGAAAGAAGCATTCCCTAATCTGCAAGTTCTTGCAGACCTTAAAATCATGGACGCTGGTGGTTATGAAATCATGAAAGCAGCTGAAGCTGGTGCGGATCTGATCACTGTACTTGGGGCAACGAATGACAGCACGATCAAAGGTGCAGTAGCAGAAGCGAAGAAACAAAACAAACAAGTTCTTGTGGACATGATCAACGTGCCTAACCTTGAACAACGTGCTCGTGAAATTGATGCGCTTGGCGTAGATTACATCTGTGTACACACAGGTTATGACCTGCAAGCTGAAGGACAAAGCCCATTCGAAGATCTGCAAACGATCAAAGCAGCTGTGAAAAATGCTAAAACTGCTGTTGCTGGTGGAATCAAGCTGGAAACATTGCCAGAAGTAATCAAAGCACAACCGGATCTGGTTATTGTAGGCGGCGGTATCACAGGACAAGCAGACAAAGCGGCAGTTGCAGCTGAAATGCAACGTCTCGTTAAACAAGGGTAA
- a CDS encoding lactonase family protein, translating to MSESKRLLVLAGSYAEAENEGIYAYELNEDTGSLSKLDGIAGVKNPTFVNVDAEGNKLYAIGETASAEGNKMSEAAALSIDPSTGKLTLLNRNNSISAPPCHIQRDPSGKYLILSSYHGGLVGLQALTDNGEVGALLDEKKHEGQGAHPERQDKPHVHSAFFSPDGKYMMVQDLGADNIAIYSIDVDKNELVLHSETKTHPGAGPRHLAFHPNGQFAYVINEVDSSITSFQYDAAAGTLTELSTVSTLPDGYDGKENTTAEITVSNDGRYVYGSNRGHDSIVVFAVDADKGHLTLVEHVSAEGEHPRHFALTPNGKLLIAANRDTNNLVTFTVDQESGRLKYTGHSTGVSKPVCVKPVYL from the coding sequence ATGAGTGAATCAAAACGCTTGCTCGTACTTGCCGGCTCTTACGCCGAAGCGGAAAATGAGGGCATTTATGCATATGAATTGAATGAGGATACAGGCAGCTTGTCCAAGCTTGACGGCATCGCGGGTGTGAAAAACCCAACGTTTGTCAACGTGGATGCTGAAGGAAACAAACTGTATGCAATTGGTGAAACAGCGTCAGCTGAAGGCAACAAAATGTCTGAAGCTGCAGCTCTGAGCATTGATCCTTCTACAGGAAAATTAACGTTGCTGAACCGGAATAACTCCATTTCAGCACCACCATGTCATATCCAGCGTGATCCTTCCGGCAAATACTTGATTCTCTCCAGCTACCACGGTGGCCTGGTAGGTCTGCAAGCCTTGACGGATAACGGTGAAGTTGGAGCGCTTCTGGACGAGAAGAAACATGAAGGACAAGGTGCGCATCCTGAGCGTCAGGACAAGCCACATGTTCACTCCGCATTCTTCAGCCCGGATGGTAAATATATGATGGTACAGGATCTGGGCGCAGATAACATCGCGATCTATTCCATTGATGTAGACAAAAATGAACTTGTGCTGCACAGTGAAACCAAAACACATCCGGGAGCTGGCCCACGTCACTTGGCGTTCCACCCGAATGGTCAATTCGCTTATGTGATCAATGAAGTGGATTCTTCCATTACTTCGTTCCAATATGATGCAGCAGCGGGCACGTTGACTGAATTGTCTACAGTGTCCACACTGCCTGATGGATATGATGGCAAAGAGAATACAACAGCAGAAATCACAGTTTCCAATGATGGACGTTATGTATATGGTTCTAACCGTGGACATGACAGCATCGTTGTATTTGCAGTAGATGCAGATAAAGGACACCTGACACTGGTTGAGCATGTATCTGCTGAAGGTGAGCACCCGCGTCATTTTGCTCTGACACCTAACGGCAAATTGCTGATCGCAGCTAACCGTGATACGAACAACCTCGTGACATTCACGGTAGATCAGGAGAGCGGACGTCTGAAATACACAGGTCACAGCACAGGTGTATCCAAGCCGGTATGCGTAAAACCTGTATATCTGTAA
- a CDS encoding AEC family transporter: MLHSFLLTLYHVFLPISLPVIGGILLKRFKNWDTRSLSTFSLYILSPALIFNTLLHAEITWTDVTSTFWFSIINLIALWALAELLSRVFRLGASEKAGLTLVSTFTNCVNYGLPLVLLAFGQLGLDKASVYVIGQMIIVNTVGIFFAARSEFTVKDAILSVFRMPSIYAAGIAIALRASNLSLPEALDGGISMLAAGYSPVVLAILGAQMLRPKGATVPWLSNVRRAFWTGLVVRLAAAPILSWLILTALQVEGTLFSVLLILASMPTAVNAVILAEQFNASPQFVSRCILWTTAASMLMLPIMIVMAS; the protein is encoded by the coding sequence TTGCTTCACTCATTTTTACTCACGTTATACCATGTATTCCTGCCGATATCACTTCCCGTGATTGGAGGTATTCTGTTAAAACGCTTCAAAAATTGGGATACCCGGTCGCTCTCGACCTTTTCCCTTTATATTTTGAGCCCTGCGCTCATCTTCAATACATTGCTGCATGCAGAGATTACCTGGACGGACGTCACCAGCACGTTCTGGTTCTCTATTATTAATCTGATTGCTCTGTGGGCCCTCGCCGAGCTGTTAAGCCGGGTTTTCCGTCTGGGTGCAAGCGAAAAAGCGGGTCTCACCCTCGTCTCCACGTTTACGAACTGCGTGAATTACGGGCTCCCGCTTGTACTGCTTGCCTTTGGTCAGCTTGGACTGGACAAGGCTTCTGTCTACGTTATTGGACAGATGATTATTGTTAATACGGTAGGTATCTTTTTTGCCGCGAGATCCGAATTCACGGTGAAAGATGCGATTCTGTCCGTTTTCCGCATGCCATCCATCTATGCTGCTGGCATCGCCATTGCGCTGCGTGCGTCCAATCTGAGCCTGCCTGAAGCGCTGGATGGAGGGATCTCCATGCTGGCTGCGGGATACTCTCCTGTCGTTCTCGCCATTCTGGGAGCACAGATGCTCAGACCAAAAGGTGCAACGGTGCCTTGGCTGTCCAATGTACGCCGAGCTTTCTGGACCGGGCTTGTGGTCCGTCTCGCAGCTGCGCCAATCCTGTCCTGGCTTATACTGACCGCTCTTCAGGTCGAAGGTACGTTGTTCAGTGTGCTGCTGATCCTCGCATCGATGCCGACCGCAGTGAACGCCGTTATTTTGGCTGAACAGTTTAATGCTTCTCCGCAGTTTGTATCCCGCTGTATTCTGTGGACCACCGCTGCATCCATGTTGATGCTGCCGATTATGATTGTGATGGCTTCCTGA